One genomic window of Cupriavidus oxalaticus includes the following:
- a CDS encoding LysR family transcriptional regulator, with product MRIRIGEEITFRKLEALLAFMESGNLAKAAEILDTSTVSVHRALHSLEEGTSCALFRHEGRNLIPTDAAHVLADTAREVLKAMADGIRATREAAGFSADHLKIGSLYSLTVQTVPRIVIGLKLRRPELQTELMLGSNADLLQKLKQGSIDAALMAVPEPDPEIESIPLFEDDIFFAAPAGSPYASMPAVDLRACRDEPFVSLSEGFVTYSGFVEAFRIAEFTPNVVMKVGDIFSLMNLVGGGIGYTLLPGRVKGVYSRNVAFVPLAGEYDIKQTIALNFLRRRERDPNLLALAAACRMAMREADQ from the coding sequence ATGAGAATCCGCATCGGCGAAGAGATCACCTTCCGCAAACTCGAAGCCCTGCTGGCGTTCATGGAATCGGGCAACCTGGCCAAGGCGGCCGAGATCCTGGATACCAGCACGGTCAGCGTGCACCGCGCGCTGCACTCGCTGGAAGAGGGCACCAGCTGCGCGCTGTTCCGCCACGAGGGCCGCAACCTGATCCCGACCGACGCCGCCCATGTGCTGGCGGATACGGCAAGGGAAGTGCTCAAGGCCATGGCCGACGGCATCCGCGCCACGCGCGAGGCCGCCGGCTTTTCGGCCGACCACCTCAAGATCGGCTCGCTCTATTCGCTCACGGTCCAGACCGTGCCCAGGATCGTGATCGGCCTGAAGCTGCGGCGCCCGGAGCTGCAGACCGAGCTGATGCTGGGATCGAACGCGGACCTGCTGCAGAAGCTCAAGCAGGGCTCGATCGACGCCGCGCTGATGGCCGTGCCCGAGCCCGATCCGGAGATCGAGTCGATCCCGCTGTTCGAGGACGATATCTTCTTTGCCGCGCCGGCCGGTTCGCCCTATGCCTCGATGCCCGCGGTGGACCTGCGTGCCTGCCGCGACGAGCCCTTCGTCAGCCTGAGCGAGGGCTTCGTCACCTACAGCGGCTTTGTCGAGGCGTTCCGTATTGCCGAATTCACGCCTAATGTGGTGATGAAGGTCGGCGACATCTTTTCGCTGATGAACCTGGTGGGCGGCGGCATCGGATACACGCTGCTGCCGGGCCGGGTGAAGGGCGTGTATTCGCGCAATGTGGCGTTCGTGCCGCTGGCCGGCGAGTACGACATCAAGCAGACCATCGCGCTGAACTTCCTGCGCCGCCGCGAGCGCGATCCCAACCTGCTGGCGCTGGCAGCGGCGTGCCGGATGGCGATGCGCGAAGCCGACCAGTAG
- the mdcA gene encoding malonate decarboxylase subunit alpha codes for MTNTSTGRQWNTRRQAKARRKQNGAAIADGKVVPTSDIVAFLEAVLASGDRVVLEGNNQKQADFLSRSLAQVDPARVNALHMIIPSVSRVEHLDLFERGIARKLDFSYAGAQSIRISQFLEDGQLEVGAIHTYIELYSRLYVDLVPNVVLIAGYKADRQGNLYTGPSTEDTPALVEAAAFRDGLVIAQVNEIVDDPAGLPRVDVPGSWIDYVVQADKPFFCEPLFTRDPRLIKPVHVLMAMMAIRGIYERHQVQSLNHGIGFNTAAIELILPTYGESLGLKGKICKYWTLNPHPTLIPAIETGWVESVHSFGSELGMEGYVAARPDVFFTGADGSMRSNRAFCQLAGQYAVDLFIGSTLQIDGDGHSSTVTRGRLSGFGGAPNMGHQPGGRRHPTPAWLDLIETDDPLARGRKLVVQMVETFQAGGKPTFVESMDAVEVARESGMPLAPVMIYGDDVTHVLTEEGIAYLYKAQSLEERRRMIAAVAGVTPIGLKHDPATTRRMRSDGLIALPEDLGVQRSQATRSLLAAKSMADLVDWSGGLYEPPARFRSW; via the coding sequence ATGACCAACACCAGCACGGGCCGCCAGTGGAATACCCGCAGGCAAGCCAAGGCGCGCCGCAAGCAGAATGGCGCAGCCATTGCCGACGGCAAGGTGGTGCCGACCAGCGACATCGTCGCGTTCCTGGAAGCCGTGCTGGCGTCCGGCGACCGCGTGGTGCTGGAGGGCAACAACCAGAAGCAGGCCGACTTCCTGTCGCGCTCGCTGGCGCAGGTCGATCCGGCGCGCGTGAATGCGCTCCACATGATCATTCCCAGCGTCAGCCGGGTCGAGCACCTTGACCTGTTCGAACGCGGCATCGCGCGCAAGCTGGATTTTTCGTACGCGGGGGCGCAAAGCATCCGCATCTCGCAGTTCCTGGAGGACGGTCAGCTCGAAGTCGGCGCGATCCATACCTATATCGAGCTGTATTCGCGGCTGTACGTGGACCTGGTGCCCAATGTGGTGCTGATCGCCGGCTACAAGGCCGATCGCCAGGGCAACCTCTACACCGGTCCGAGCACTGAGGACACGCCGGCGCTGGTCGAGGCCGCGGCCTTTCGCGACGGGCTCGTGATCGCGCAGGTCAACGAGATCGTCGACGATCCCGCGGGCCTGCCGCGCGTCGACGTGCCGGGCTCCTGGATCGACTACGTGGTGCAGGCGGACAAGCCATTCTTCTGCGAACCGCTGTTCACGCGCGACCCGCGGCTGATCAAGCCGGTCCACGTGCTGATGGCGATGATGGCGATCCGCGGCATCTACGAGCGCCACCAGGTGCAGTCGCTCAACCACGGCATCGGCTTCAACACCGCGGCGATCGAGCTGATCCTGCCGACCTACGGCGAGTCGCTCGGGCTGAAGGGCAAGATCTGCAAGTACTGGACGCTCAACCCGCACCCGACCCTGATTCCGGCGATCGAGACCGGCTGGGTCGAAAGCGTGCACAGCTTCGGCAGCGAACTGGGCATGGAAGGTTACGTCGCCGCGCGGCCGGACGTGTTCTTTACCGGCGCGGACGGCTCGATGCGCTCGAACCGGGCCTTCTGCCAGCTTGCCGGCCAGTACGCGGTGGACCTGTTCATCGGCTCGACGCTGCAGATCGACGGCGACGGCCATTCGTCCACGGTGACGCGCGGGCGGCTGTCCGGCTTTGGCGGCGCGCCCAACATGGGCCACCAGCCGGGCGGGCGCCGCCACCCGACGCCGGCGTGGCTCGACCTGATCGAAACCGACGACCCGCTCGCGCGCGGCCGCAAGCTGGTGGTGCAGATGGTCGAGACCTTCCAGGCCGGCGGCAAGCCGACCTTTGTCGAATCGATGGATGCGGTCGAGGTCGCGCGCGAAAGCGGCATGCCGCTGGCGCCGGTGATGATCTATGGCGACGACGTCACGCACGTGCTGACCGAAGAGGGCATCGCCTACCTCTACAAGGCGCAATCGCTGGAGGAGCGGCGCCGGATGATTGCCGCCGTGGCCGGCGTCACGCCCATTGGCCTGAAGCACGATCCCGCCACCACGCGCCGGATGCGTAGCGACGGGCTGATCGCGCTGCCGGAAGACCTGGGCGTGCAGCGCAGCCAGGCCACGCGCAGCCTGCTGGCGGCCAAGAGCATGGCCGACCTGGTGGACTGGTCCGGCGGGCTGTACGAGCCGCCGGCACGCTTCCGGAGCTGGTGA